In one Serinus canaria isolate serCan28SL12 chromosome 2, serCan2020, whole genome shotgun sequence genomic region, the following are encoded:
- the ID4 gene encoding DNA-binding protein inhibitor ID-4 isoform X1: MKAVSPVRHPSRKAQPGVAGGGGGHPALRCLAEHSGCKGSPPSGEEPAALCLQCDMNDCYSRLRKLVPTIPPNKRVSKVEILQHVIDYILDLQLALETHPALLRQQPPPPALHPGSCPAGTPRTPLTALNTDPAGSVNKPGDSILCR, encoded by the exons ATGAAAGCCGTGAGCCCCGTCCGGCACCCCAGTCGCAAGGCGCAGCCCGGCGtggcgggcggcggcggggggcaCCCGGCTCTGCGGTGCCTGGCCGAGCACAGCGGCTGCAAGGGGAGCCCGCCGTCGGGCGAGGAGCCGGCGGCGCTGTGCCTGCAGTGCGATATGAATGACTGTTACAGCCGGCTGAGGAAGCTGGTGCCCACCATCCCGCCCAACAAGAGGGTCAGCAAAGTGGAGATCCTACAGCACGTCATCGACTATATCCTCGacctgcagctggctctggagacgcacccagcactgctccggcagcagccgccgccgcccgctcTACACCCAGGCAGCTGTCCCGCGGGCACCCCCAGGACCCCGCTGACTGCCCTGAACACTGACCCG GCAGGCTCTGTTAACAAGCCGGGGGACAGCATCCTTTGCCGCTGA
- the ID4 gene encoding DNA-binding protein inhibitor ID-4 isoform X2 produces the protein MKAVSPVRHPSRKAQPGVAGGGGGHPALRCLAEHSGCKGSPPSGEEPAALCLQCDMNDCYSRLRKLVPTIPPNKRVSKVEILQHVIDYILDLQLALETHPALLRQQPPPPALHPGSCPAGTPRTPLTALNTDPVRGRLC, from the exons ATGAAAGCCGTGAGCCCCGTCCGGCACCCCAGTCGCAAGGCGCAGCCCGGCGtggcgggcggcggcggggggcaCCCGGCTCTGCGGTGCCTGGCCGAGCACAGCGGCTGCAAGGGGAGCCCGCCGTCGGGCGAGGAGCCGGCGGCGCTGTGCCTGCAGTGCGATATGAATGACTGTTACAGCCGGCTGAGGAAGCTGGTGCCCACCATCCCGCCCAACAAGAGGGTCAGCAAAGTGGAGATCCTACAGCACGTCATCGACTATATCCTCGacctgcagctggctctggagacgcacccagcactgctccggcagcagccgccgccgcccgctcTACACCCAGGCAGCTGTCCCGCGGGCACCCCCAGGACCCCGCTGACTGCCCTGAACACTGACCCGGTAAGAG GCAGGCTCTGTTAA